A single Anatilimnocola floriformis DNA region contains:
- a CDS encoding hybrid sensor histidine kinase/response regulator has translation MNADNERLSSQELSQRFDLLASDAREYALFLLGPDGRILCWNIGAEHFFGYQSPEIIGQHFSRFFTPDDVLTGQPEFELQTALSVGTAVSNRWQLRKDGTRFWCHSTVTPLLDEHKQTRSFARVMHDLTESDATLSQRERADGLAAANRSKEEFMALLSHELRSPLSPIRNALSILRQMRTNDPLIEQAGNIIDRQVGVMVKLVDDLLDISRITKGKLRLTKEPVELRAVVNHAAESTRSFIDARKHEFSVSLPTVPIWVDADPARMEQVIVNLLNNAAKYTNTGGLIRLSVVQEGGEAVVRVRDNGVGIAPEMLPHIFELFTQVDGSLGRSYGGLGIGLALARNLVEMHDGRLQAHSAGLGAGCEFTVKLPLLQNHKVPETKTGLKPGHEMGKSFHVLVVEDNVDAADSLSLLLRLHGHEVQVARTGPSAVEIAATWRPDVVLLDIGLPQMDGYQVAKRLRALPNFAEVVICAVTGFTPSDADRQRQEETGFNHYYIKPLSVETLLELFTTMRPVN, from the coding sequence ATGAATGCAGACAATGAGCGACTGTCGTCGCAAGAACTCAGTCAACGTTTCGACCTGTTGGCTTCCGATGCCCGCGAATATGCGTTGTTTCTCCTAGGGCCGGATGGGCGCATCCTCTGCTGGAACATCGGCGCGGAGCACTTCTTCGGCTATCAATCGCCGGAGATCATCGGCCAGCACTTTTCGAGATTCTTCACACCCGACGACGTGCTAACGGGTCAGCCCGAGTTTGAACTGCAGACTGCGTTGTCGGTCGGCACCGCCGTCAGCAATCGCTGGCAATTGCGGAAAGATGGAACCAGGTTCTGGTGTCACTCGACGGTCACACCGCTGCTCGATGAACACAAGCAAACGCGCTCTTTTGCTCGCGTGATGCACGACTTGACCGAAAGCGATGCCACGCTGTCGCAGCGCGAACGGGCCGATGGCCTGGCGGCCGCTAACCGTAGTAAAGAAGAGTTCATGGCGTTGCTCTCGCACGAACTGCGCAGCCCGCTCTCACCAATTCGCAATGCGCTGAGCATTCTGCGGCAAATGCGGACGAACGATCCGCTGATCGAACAAGCAGGCAACATCATCGACCGCCAGGTGGGCGTGATGGTCAAACTGGTTGACGACCTGCTCGACATCAGCCGCATTACCAAGGGCAAGCTACGACTAACCAAAGAGCCGGTCGAACTGCGAGCTGTTGTCAATCATGCTGCGGAAAGTACGCGGAGTTTCATCGACGCGCGCAAACACGAATTCTCCGTGTCGCTCCCCACGGTACCCATCTGGGTCGACGCCGATCCCGCGCGAATGGAGCAGGTCATCGTCAATCTGCTCAATAATGCCGCGAAATACACCAATACCGGCGGCTTGATTCGGTTGTCGGTCGTGCAAGAAGGTGGAGAGGCAGTTGTTCGCGTCCGTGACAACGGCGTGGGGATTGCGCCGGAAATGCTGCCGCACATTTTCGAATTGTTCACGCAAGTCGACGGCTCGCTCGGCCGGTCGTATGGCGGTTTGGGTATCGGGCTGGCCCTTGCTCGCAATCTCGTCGAGATGCACGACGGCCGCCTGCAAGCGCACAGCGCAGGGCTCGGTGCCGGCTGCGAGTTCACGGTCAAACTGCCGCTGCTCCAGAACCATAAAGTGCCGGAGACTAAAACCGGATTGAAGCCTGGGCATGAAATGGGAAAGTCGTTTCACGTGCTGGTTGTCGAAGACAACGTCGATGCCGCGGATAGTCTCAGTCTGTTGTTGCGACTGCACGGTCACGAAGTGCAGGTCGCGCGCACGGGGCCCTCGGCCGTAGAGATAGCCGCGACATGGCGGCCCGATGTGGTGTTGCTCGATATCGGCCTGCCGCAAATGGATGGTTACCAGGTGGCGAAACGTCTCCGCGCGTTGCCGAACTTTGCGGAGGTCGTGATTTGTGCAGTGACCGGATTCACGCCGAGCGATGCCGATCGCCAGCGACAGGAAGAGACGGGCTTCAATCACTACTACATCAAGCCCCTTAGCGTCGAGACCCTGCTCGAACTGTTTACGACCATGAGGCCAGTGAACTGA
- a CDS encoding PAS domain-containing hybrid sensor histidine kinase/response regulator, which yields MVEPPKRDPGNWSFEERWQILMENVKDFAIFMLDPQGKIATWHDGAERILGYREDEILGHDFCEIFTPEDIGRKQPEAELEGARIRGRAEDERWHLRKDGSRFWASGIVTSLWDDAGNLRGFAKILRDITERKKAQEKLLEENRRKDEFLAILSHELRNPLAGISNAVEVLRLEPTSSEVIEIIARQTAALRRLVNDLLDITRITTGKVALQRERVSIQEVIERTVADLSHLVEAGRHRLNVFVPANAIVLDADPIRLRQVLENLLSNAVKYSPPGSTIELSANRLGSELFLTVRDNGVGISSEFLPRIFEMFIQGERILDRAQGGLGVGLTVAQRIVQMHGGSIEANSAGVGRGSEFSIRLPVLIDVGSIGEKTHTNEAPRAKTLKILIAEDDEDSAATIAILLRRAGHTVEAKPNGVEVLKTANIFQPDVLLLNLGLPILSGFDVAKRIQQHPVLHKTCLIAISGNGSPDDRARCTEAGFDFFLLKPIAFDELEKVLALMSEST from the coding sequence ATGGTTGAGCCCCCAAAACGAGACCCCGGTAATTGGAGCTTTGAGGAACGCTGGCAGATCTTGATGGAGAACGTCAAAGACTTTGCCATTTTCATGCTTGATCCGCAGGGAAAAATTGCCACCTGGCATGACGGTGCGGAGCGCATTCTCGGTTACCGCGAGGATGAAATTCTCGGTCACGACTTCTGTGAGATTTTCACTCCAGAAGACATCGGTCGTAAGCAACCGGAAGCAGAGTTGGAGGGAGCACGCATCCGCGGCCGCGCCGAGGACGAGCGCTGGCATTTGAGAAAAGATGGTTCGCGTTTTTGGGCATCGGGAATCGTGACGTCGCTTTGGGATGATGCTGGGAACCTCCGCGGATTCGCAAAAATCTTACGCGATATCACCGAACGTAAAAAAGCCCAAGAGAAGTTGCTTGAAGAGAATCGTCGGAAAGACGAGTTCCTGGCAATCCTTTCTCACGAACTCAGAAACCCGTTGGCAGGCATTAGCAACGCGGTCGAGGTGCTCCGTTTGGAGCCGACATCCTCCGAAGTTATCGAGATCATTGCTCGCCAGACAGCGGCGCTACGCCGCCTCGTCAACGACCTGCTCGATATAACGCGAATTACTACGGGAAAGGTGGCTCTCCAACGCGAGCGGGTGAGCATCCAGGAAGTGATTGAGCGCACAGTTGCGGATCTTAGTCATCTCGTTGAAGCGGGGAGGCATAGATTAAATGTCTTTGTGCCCGCTAATGCCATCGTGCTAGACGCAGATCCGATCCGACTGCGACAAGTGCTTGAGAACCTGCTCAGTAACGCCGTTAAATATTCGCCGCCGGGAAGCACTATCGAGCTTAGCGCAAACCGACTTGGCAGTGAGTTGTTTCTCACGGTGCGAGACAACGGGGTCGGAATTTCGTCAGAGTTTCTGCCGCGAATTTTCGAAATGTTCATCCAGGGTGAACGTATCTTGGATCGAGCCCAAGGCGGCCTAGGCGTCGGTCTCACGGTCGCACAACGAATCGTCCAAATGCACGGGGGAAGCATCGAAGCGAATAGTGCTGGGGTAGGGAGGGGAAGCGAATTCTCAATTCGATTGCCAGTGCTTATTGATGTTGGCTCGATTGGGGAAAAGACCCACACAAACGAAGCCCCACGAGCGAAGACGCTGAAAATCTTGATTGCCGAAGACGATGAAGACTCGGCTGCAACAATCGCAATCTTGCTGCGGCGCGCCGGTCATACGGTGGAGGCCAAGCCTAATGGCGTGGAAGTCTTGAAAACTGCCAACATTTTTCAGCCAGACGTGCTGCTACTCAATCTTGGTCTGCCAATTCTTAGCGGCTTTGATGTGGCGAAGCGTATTCAGCAACATCCAGTGCTTCACAAAACCTGCCTCATTGCCATTTCGGGCAATGGCAGTCCAGACGATAGAGCTCGTTGCACGGAGGCTGGGTTCGATTTCTTCCTCCTCAAGCCCATCGCGTTCGACGAGCTTGAAAAAGTTTTGGCATTGATGAGTGAGTCCACGTGA
- a CDS encoding SDR family oxidoreductase, with protein MSKVWLITGAGRGMGVDIAKAARAAGNIVVATGRNTMVVREAIGTTDDLLVVKLDVTSPEDAKAAADATVKEFGRIDVLVNNAGNFYAGFFEEITPENFRAQVETNFFGPVNVTRAVLPIMRNQRSGLIVTVSSTAGILGQGFVSAYAASKFAVEGWMESIAPEIEPFNIRTMLVEPGFFRTELLTDESTKWPEPAIDDYADKTKRTVTAWKGMSGLQGGDPAKLAKALVELASQTVPPLRWAAGADAVGTFEEKAKQLHAQANAYRDLSSSLSHDES; from the coding sequence ATGAGCAAAGTGTGGTTGATAACGGGTGCCGGTCGTGGCATGGGCGTAGACATCGCAAAAGCGGCTCGCGCCGCAGGCAATATAGTGGTTGCCACGGGTAGAAACACCATGGTCGTAAGGGAAGCAATCGGCACGACGGATGACCTGTTAGTCGTAAAGCTCGATGTCACGAGCCCCGAAGATGCCAAGGCGGCGGCGGACGCCACTGTGAAGGAATTTGGCCGCATCGACGTGCTTGTCAACAATGCAGGGAACTTCTACGCGGGGTTCTTCGAGGAAATCACGCCAGAGAATTTTCGCGCACAAGTCGAGACAAATTTCTTTGGTCCCGTGAATGTCACGCGCGCCGTACTTCCCATCATGCGTAATCAACGGTCCGGGCTCATCGTGACGGTTTCATCGACCGCAGGTATATTGGGACAGGGTTTCGTTTCCGCTTACGCTGCATCTAAATTCGCCGTCGAGGGCTGGATGGAATCAATTGCGCCCGAGATTGAGCCATTCAACATCCGCACGATGCTCGTAGAGCCTGGCTTTTTTCGCACCGAACTTCTGACGGATGAATCCACAAAATGGCCTGAGCCCGCAATTGATGATTACGCAGACAAGACAAAGCGGACAGTGACTGCGTGGAAGGGAATGAGTGGCTTGCAGGGCGGTGACCCGGCGAAACTTGCTAAGGCACTTGTCGAACTCGCGAGCCAGACGGTGCCGCCGCTGCGTTGGGCTGCTGGGGCCGACGCTGTCGGAACATTTGAAGAGAAGGCGAAGCAATTACACGCGCAAGCCAATGCCTACAGAGACTTGTCTTCGTCGCTGTCACACGACGAGTCCTGA
- the uvrA gene encoding excinuclease ABC subunit UvrA, with translation MSQIPSTGLVCVRGAREHNLKNVDVDIPRHQLVVFTGISGSGKSSLAFGTLYAEAQRRYLESVAPYARRLFHQLGVPQFDEIEGMPPAVALQQQRGSPTTRSSVGSITTLSNLLRMLYSRAGDYPRNHPHLEAEAFSANTPAGACNACHGLGRVYDATEASMVPDDSLTIRERAIAAWPPAWHGQNLRDIVTTLGFDIDRPWRELSRKDRNWLLFTDEQPTVPVYAGFDSDEVRQAIKRKEAPSYQGTFTSARKYVLQTFATTESAAMKKRVARYLLSSECPTCHGKRLQPAALAVKFAGYDIAALSELPLKRLAELLKPYCDGAVSGWRKFAAEHPEKAVVVERINRDLEARLAVMLDLGLGYLSLDRSTPTLSPGELQRLRLATQVRSNLFGVVYVLDEPSAGLHPADTEALLTALDGLKAAGNSLFVVEHDLDVIKRADWIVDVGPEAGEHGGRILYSGPPAGLATVKESHTAKYLFDRSRTATRFARTAQGQLRLEGIHHNNVHGLNVDVPLGVLTSVTGISGSGKSSLVSQVLVELVASHLGHHAPAADEYDELETASEAITGRITAGLDHISRLVTVDQKPIGRTPRSNLATYTGLFDDVRKLFANTKAARSRHYDAGRFSFNVAKGRCETCQGEGFVFVELLFLPSVYAPCPTCHGARYNAKTLEVKLRGQSIADVLGMTVATAAEFFAEDPPLLRALQTLLQVGLAYLRLGQPATELSGGEAQRIKLATELQRASKGKTLYVLDEPTTGLHPADVEKLVTQLQGLVDAGNTVVVVEHEMQLVASSDWVIDMGPGAGDEGGQVVAAGKPADIANVKASRTATYLARYLKHERL, from the coding sequence ATGTCGCAAATACCATCAACCGGACTGGTTTGCGTTCGCGGCGCACGTGAGCACAATCTGAAGAACGTCGATGTCGACATTCCACGCCATCAGCTGGTTGTCTTCACGGGCATCTCAGGCTCGGGCAAGTCGTCGCTGGCATTCGGCACCCTCTACGCGGAGGCGCAGAGGCGGTACTTGGAATCCGTGGCACCCTACGCGCGGCGTTTGTTTCATCAGTTGGGTGTGCCGCAGTTTGATGAAATCGAGGGCATGCCGCCCGCCGTAGCGCTCCAGCAACAACGAGGGTCCCCGACGACGCGATCGTCCGTGGGCAGTATCACCACGTTGTCCAATCTGCTGCGAATGCTGTACTCGCGAGCTGGCGACTACCCGCGCAATCATCCGCATCTAGAAGCCGAAGCATTCTCGGCCAACACCCCAGCCGGCGCCTGCAATGCTTGTCACGGCCTGGGACGCGTGTATGACGCCACGGAAGCTTCGATGGTGCCGGACGACAGCTTGACGATACGTGAGCGCGCGATCGCTGCGTGGCCGCCGGCTTGGCATGGGCAGAATTTACGCGACATCGTCACCACGCTCGGCTTCGACATCGACCGGCCTTGGCGCGAGCTCTCGCGAAAGGATCGAAATTGGTTGCTGTTCACCGACGAACAGCCAACCGTGCCGGTGTATGCAGGCTTCGATTCGGACGAAGTTCGTCAGGCCATTAAGCGAAAGGAAGCGCCGAGCTACCAAGGGACATTCACGAGCGCGCGGAAATACGTGCTGCAAACTTTTGCCACCACCGAAAGCGCCGCCATGAAGAAGCGTGTGGCGCGCTATCTTTTGAGCAGCGAATGTCCGACCTGCCACGGGAAACGCCTACAGCCAGCAGCGCTGGCTGTGAAGTTTGCAGGCTACGACATCGCTGCGCTGTCCGAGCTTCCGCTAAAGCGATTGGCGGAGCTGCTGAAACCGTATTGTGATGGCGCTGTTTCCGGCTGGCGTAAATTCGCGGCCGAGCATCCGGAGAAAGCGGTGGTTGTCGAGCGTATCAACCGAGATTTGGAAGCCCGTTTGGCGGTGATGTTGGATTTAGGACTTGGCTACTTATCACTGGATCGCAGCACACCGACCCTATCGCCTGGTGAGTTGCAGCGGCTTCGCCTCGCAACGCAAGTTCGGTCCAATTTATTTGGCGTCGTCTACGTGCTGGACGAACCATCTGCGGGTCTGCACCCCGCGGATACCGAGGCTCTGCTGACCGCGCTCGATGGATTGAAAGCTGCTGGCAACTCCTTATTCGTTGTTGAACACGACCTTGACGTGATCAAGCGGGCCGACTGGATCGTCGACGTGGGGCCGGAAGCAGGAGAGCACGGCGGGCGCATTCTTTACAGCGGCCCGCCCGCTGGGTTAGCCACAGTGAAAGAGTCACACACGGCGAAGTATCTGTTTGACCGCTCACGAACTGCGACACGATTTGCCCGCACAGCACAGGGGCAACTGAGACTCGAAGGTATTCACCACAACAACGTCCATGGCCTTAATGTCGACGTTCCGCTGGGAGTGCTGACGTCAGTGACAGGAATCTCCGGCTCGGGAAAGTCGAGCCTAGTGAGCCAGGTCCTTGTGGAACTTGTTGCGAGTCATCTCGGGCATCATGCTCCTGCCGCAGACGAATACGATGAACTGGAAACAGCGAGCGAAGCGATCACTGGCCGGATCACGGCTGGATTGGATCACATCTCGCGACTCGTCACGGTTGATCAAAAGCCGATCGGCCGCACGCCGCGCTCGAACTTGGCGACGTACACCGGGCTGTTTGACGACGTCCGCAAACTCTTTGCTAACACGAAGGCCGCCCGCAGCCGGCACTACGACGCCGGCCGGTTTTCGTTCAATGTGGCGAAGGGCCGTTGTGAAACCTGCCAAGGCGAAGGGTTCGTGTTCGTCGAACTCCTATTCTTGCCGAGTGTTTACGCTCCTTGTCCCACTTGCCACGGTGCGCGGTACAACGCCAAGACGCTGGAGGTCAAACTCCGCGGGCAGTCGATTGCAGATGTTCTCGGAATGACGGTCGCCACTGCAGCCGAGTTTTTCGCGGAAGATCCACCCCTGCTTCGCGCGCTCCAGACGCTTTTGCAAGTTGGGCTGGCCTATTTGCGGCTCGGGCAGCCAGCGACCGAACTTTCCGGCGGGGAAGCTCAACGGATTAAGCTGGCGACAGAACTGCAGCGCGCTAGCAAAGGGAAGACGCTCTACGTGTTGGACGAACCTACGACTGGATTACATCCGGCTGATGTTGAGAAGTTAGTTACACAACTCCAAGGATTGGTGGATGCGGGCAACACTGTGGTTGTGGTGGAGCATGAAATGCAACTTGTAGCCAGCAGCGATTGGGTCATCGATATGGGACCTGGCGCTGGCGACGAAGGCGGACAAGTGGTCGCTGCTGGCAAGCCCGCCGACATCGCGAATGTTAAAGCGAGCCGAACGGCAACCTACCTCGCCAGGTATCTCAAGCACGAGCGGCTCTAA
- a CDS encoding PIN domain-containing protein, with the protein MPKTVFLDTHVFDTNCYDFDSPLLENFRSFASTGRINVVTTEVTRGEIEARITEKVQESLQNLKKWLNERDTKILRQLGGRYEILFSKAKAEDQAAILKKQFNDFLHATHTTVIPTGSIDGAKLVNAYFNSVAPFGPGRKKEQFPDAIAVAVLRQWCEENDCTVEVVLVLTNFHRFLQSAEIVQALAKQVANGKQNRTFVVILSPIVQVPTELDKQFVVIEHDLPGREQLADIARGIATEGEELQAGVEFERILDAAAGLTRYEAEGAFSLSLVRHSKLRSDVLWEQKTQMLKKSGLLSLHRGGETFADLGGLEAVKAFCKRSLRSPTNRTASVRPRGILLLSPPGCGKSQFCKALGNETGRPTLVLDVGNLLGSLVGQSEANIRQALRIIDAMAPAVLFLDECEKAFSGVSGSGDSGVSARLFGSFLSWLNDHESDVFVVATANDISKLPPEFSRAERFDGVFFLDLPDSQQRQSIWQIYVAKYGLDQSQSLPRDEGWTGAEVKACCRLAALLDVPLIAAAQNIVPVSRTSAESVEKLRSWACGRCLSADKPGIYQGATVATTGTRRKVTRDPSQN; encoded by the coding sequence ATGCCAAAGACCGTCTTTCTCGATACGCACGTTTTCGACACAAATTGCTACGACTTCGATTCTCCGCTTTTGGAGAATTTCCGATCGTTTGCCAGCACAGGACGCATCAACGTCGTCACGACCGAGGTCACCCGCGGCGAGATTGAAGCGCGAATCACCGAAAAGGTGCAGGAATCGCTGCAAAACTTGAAGAAGTGGCTCAACGAAAGAGACACGAAAATCCTTCGCCAGCTTGGCGGCAGGTACGAGATCCTGTTCTCCAAAGCGAAGGCCGAAGACCAGGCCGCGATCCTGAAGAAGCAATTCAACGACTTCTTGCACGCCACTCACACGACTGTTATTCCCACCGGTTCGATTGACGGGGCAAAGCTCGTCAACGCCTATTTCAATTCAGTCGCGCCATTTGGCCCCGGGAGGAAGAAAGAACAATTCCCTGACGCTATCGCGGTCGCTGTCTTGCGGCAGTGGTGCGAAGAAAACGATTGCACGGTCGAGGTGGTATTGGTGCTCACGAACTTTCATCGGTTCCTGCAAAGTGCCGAGATTGTGCAGGCACTGGCGAAGCAAGTTGCGAACGGGAAGCAGAATCGCACATTCGTAGTGATCCTGTCGCCGATCGTGCAGGTGCCGACGGAACTCGACAAGCAGTTCGTCGTCATCGAGCATGATCTGCCCGGCCGCGAGCAGCTCGCTGACATTGCCCGCGGAATCGCCACGGAGGGTGAGGAACTGCAAGCCGGCGTGGAGTTTGAGCGAATCCTGGATGCGGCCGCCGGACTGACCCGATACGAGGCCGAAGGGGCGTTCAGCTTATCGCTCGTCCGCCATAGCAAACTGCGCTCGGATGTGTTGTGGGAGCAGAAGACTCAAATGCTCAAGAAAAGCGGCCTGTTGTCGCTCCATCGCGGCGGCGAGACGTTCGCCGATCTCGGCGGCTTGGAAGCGGTGAAGGCATTCTGCAAGCGATCGTTACGGAGCCCGACGAATCGTACGGCGTCGGTACGGCCGCGCGGAATCTTGCTCTTGTCTCCGCCAGGGTGCGGAAAGTCGCAGTTTTGCAAAGCGCTCGGGAATGAAACTGGCCGCCCGACACTCGTGCTGGACGTCGGCAACCTTCTCGGTTCTCTTGTCGGGCAGTCGGAAGCCAACATCCGCCAGGCGCTGCGGATCATCGACGCGATGGCGCCGGCGGTGCTGTTTCTCGACGAATGCGAAAAGGCGTTCAGCGGCGTCTCTGGCAGCGGCGACAGCGGTGTATCGGCGCGGCTCTTCGGTTCGTTCCTGTCTTGGCTCAACGATCACGAATCGGACGTCTTTGTGGTCGCGACGGCGAATGACATTTCCAAGCTCCCGCCGGAGTTCTCGCGCGCGGAAAGATTCGATGGCGTGTTTTTCCTGGACCTGCCAGACTCGCAGCAGCGTCAGTCAATCTGGCAGATCTACGTGGCGAAGTACGGTCTCGATCAGTCTCAATCACTGCCCAGGGACGAGGGCTGGACTGGCGCTGAAGTCAAAGCCTGTTGCCGTCTCGCTGCACTGCTTGACGTTCCACTCATCGCCGCCGCCCAGAACATCGTGCCAGTCTCTCGGACTTCCGCGGAATCGGTCGAGAAACTGCGAAGCTGGGCCTGTGGGCGGTGCCTGAGCGCTGACAAACCGGGGATCTACCAAGGGGCAACGGTCGCGACGACTGGCACCCGGCGCAAAGTGACTCGCGATCCGTCACAGAATTGA